A single genomic interval of Marmota flaviventris isolate mMarFla1 chromosome 14, mMarFla1.hap1, whole genome shotgun sequence harbors:
- the Mrpl30 gene encoding large ribosomal subunit protein uL30m — protein sequence MAGILRSVVQRPPGRLQTVTKGVESLLGTDWIRHKFTKSRIPDKVFQPSPADHEKYGGDPQHPHKLHIVTRIKSTKRRPYWEKDTIKMLGLEKAHTPQVHKNIPSVNAKLKVVKHLIRIQPLKLPQGLPTEENMSSTCLKSTGELVVQWHLKPVE from the exons ATGGCAGGGATTTTACGCTCAGTAGTTCAGAGGCCCCCAGGCAGGCTACAG ACTGTGACAAAAGGTGTGGAGTCTCTCCTTGGTACAGATTGGATTCGTCACAAATTTACCAAATCAAGAATTCCAGATAAA GTATTTCAGCCTTCACCAGCAGATCATGAAAAATACGGTGGGGATCCACAGCACCCTCATAAACTACACATCGTTACcagaataaaaagtacaaaaagacGTCCATACTGGGAAAAAGATACAATAAAGATGCTTGGATTAGAAAAA GCACATACCCCTCAAGTTCACAAGAATATCCCTTCTGTGAATGCAAAACTGAAAGTGGTTAAACATTTGATAAG AATCCAGCCCCTGAAGCTACCACAAGGACTTCCAACAGAAGAGAATATGTCTTCCACATGCCTCAAGAGCACTGGGGAGTTAGTAGTGCagtggcatctaaagcctgtggAGTAG